The following are encoded in a window of Esox lucius isolate fEsoLuc1 chromosome 14, fEsoLuc1.pri, whole genome shotgun sequence genomic DNA:
- the il7r gene encoding interleukin-7 receptor subunit alpha yields MNMMSLIKALSKAVVVLVLVVLCVVHMQWDFLRNINLVTPQPTNHLASVVKQLRHYFEFLVCAPQTLTTSCGEQYVSHVSITSLYQMAGSLWIALMFPVLAYSQSGGEWIDNVPEPTVLCTSHLSVLPPNSLTCHLEDDGKDDDEMDDIKDMTLCNKNGESCRTENGNNVTFTKLYPSQMYNLTIHLKRGGTFWKSIQLKKIIKPKSPWLVNTTYLTSSNRVFIYIGNPYLNDYLKPNNQLFQLRIWSVKNTLVQNTTDQPLIIQGDEYLYRNNEYHVKVRAKPNGGFFDGSWSEWSASLSFRTDTETDPQMMHYTFTMVVVFLLLCILALIMFRRKQIQSFIWPSIPHPKHTLVHIYKPIKGPLVSFNPEVFGDLNIHLVEPEEEVTGRTPNSEAHPLTEVKDQFLLQCSGDTMSCTSSNSGGSDATLLRCESPGDHLDFGTGNSMSSGSTVGILDLRSDTDSMETNDSEGNVGVERLSTTQKPGRDEAYVTMSSFYQIQ; encoded by the exons TGAAACAGCTGAGACATTACTTTGAGTTCCTGGTGTGTGCGCCCCAGACTCTCACAACGTCGTGTGGGGAGCAGTACGTGTCTCATGTTAGTATCACATCTTTGTACCAAATGGCAGGCAGCCTGTGGATCGCCCTGATGTTTCCAGTCCTGGCATACTCTCAGAGTGGAGGAGAATGGATTGATAACG TGCCAGAACCCACAGTACTCTGCACTTCTCATCTAAGTGTGTTGCCACCAAACAGCCTAACTTGCCATCTAGAAGATGATGGTAAAGATGATGATGAAATGGATGACATTAAAGACATGACTCTGTG CAACAAGAACGGTGAATCCTGTAGGACAGAAAATGGGAAtaatgtcacatttacaaagcTGTATCCTTCCCAAATGTATAATCTCaccattcatttaaaaagagGCGGCACATTTTGGAAATCaatccaattaaaaaaaataa ttaAACCCAAAAGCCCTTGGTTGGTGAATACCACATATCTGACTAGCTCCAACCgggtttttatttacattgggAATCCATACCTAAATGATTACCTGAAACCAAACAATCAACTCTTCCAACTTCGAATCTGGAGTGTGAAAAATACCTTG GTTCAAAATACGACTGATCAACCTTTGATCATACAAGGGGACGAGTATCTATACAGGAACAATGAGTACCATGTCAAGGTCCGTGCCAAGCCGAATGGGGGTTTCTTTGATGGTAGCTGGAGTGAATGGAGTGCCTCTCTCAGTTTCAGAACTGACACAG agacagacccgCAGATGATGCACTACACCTTCACCATGGTCGTTGTTTTTCTGCTGCTGTGCATTTTGGCTTTGATTATGTTCAGGAGAAAACA AATACAATCCTTCATTTGGCCCAGCATTCCGCATCCCAAACACACATTGGTCCATATCTACAAACCAATCAAG GGCCCTCTTGTGAGTTTTAACCCAGAGGTGTTCGGTGACCTTAACATCCACCTCGTAGAACCAGAGGAAGAAGTCACTGGCCGAACCCCCAACTCTGAAGCCCACCCCCTCACTGAGGTCAAAGATCAATTCCTCCTTCAGTGTTCTGGGGATACGATGTCATGCACTAGTAGCAATAGTGGAGGGTCAGATGCCACGCTATTAAGATGCGAGTCCCCGGGAGATCACCTGGACTTTGGGACTGGGAACAGTATGAGCAGTGGCTCCACTGTGGGGATCCTGGATCTGAGGAGTGACACAGACAGCATGGAGACAAACGACAGTGAGGGCAATGTTGGTGTTGAGAGGCTCAGTACCACCCAGAAACCGGGCAGAGACGAAGCGTACGTCACAATGTCAAGTTTCTATCAGATCCAGTGA